One Pelotomaculum isophthalicicum JI genomic region harbors:
- a CDS encoding thioredoxin domain-containing protein has protein sequence MNNSKVPNRLSKEKSPYLLQHAHNPVDWYPWSNEAFEKAKREDKPVFLSIGYSTCHWCHVMERECFEDGEVAQVLNSGYVAIKVDREERPDIDHTYMSVCQAMTGQGGWPLTALMTPEKKPFFAGTYFPKKARQGMPGLMDILTRVRDKWKQERDKFVSAGDQVARAIQYQTGMPSGDNPGKENLEDMLKKAFVQYKSQFDKQYGGFGTAPRFPTPHALSFLLRYWKRNGEKEALAMAEKTLESMFRGGIYDHIGYGFSRYSTDKKWLVPHFEKMLYDNALLAMAYTEAYQATGRELYARVAKEIFTYVLRDMHSPEGGFFSAEDADSEGEEGKFYVWSPSEIKEVLGEKDGEIFCRLYDITSHGNFEGRSIPNLIAQTPENAAGEFNMQAREFTDLTDRLRQKIFAAREKRVHPYKDDKILTAWNGLMIAALAKGAAVFGESVYSQAAERAVNFIYRKLKREDGRLLARYRDGEPAIPAFLDDYAFLAWGLLELYGATFEADYLGKSLALTKQMINLFQDKQNEGFYFNGADAEELITRPKEIYDGALPSGNSVALVNLLRLALLTGDNNLTELAEKQINAFANIVKEHPRGYAHFLIGAHFFLGPARGVVIAGEAGDPGVKRMLQAVRRQFLPDTVIIFHPAGDADQGIETLAPYTKEQRSIDGMATAYVCQNYTCQSPVTDFDKLSGMLI, from the coding sequence ATAAATAATTCAAAAGTGCCCAATAGATTGAGCAAAGAAAAAAGTCCTTATCTATTGCAACACGCTCACAACCCAGTTGACTGGTATCCTTGGAGCAACGAAGCATTTGAAAAGGCAAAGCGGGAAGATAAGCCTGTGTTTCTTTCTATCGGCTATAGCACTTGTCACTGGTGCCATGTGATGGAACGGGAATGCTTCGAGGACGGGGAAGTGGCTCAGGTCCTCAATAGTGGTTACGTCGCAATCAAGGTGGACCGGGAAGAGCGGCCGGACATTGATCACACTTACATGTCGGTATGCCAGGCTATGACCGGCCAAGGCGGCTGGCCCTTAACGGCGCTCATGACGCCCGAGAAAAAACCGTTTTTCGCAGGCACATATTTCCCCAAAAAGGCCCGGCAGGGCATGCCGGGTTTGATGGACATTCTTACCCGGGTTAGGGATAAATGGAAACAGGAACGAGATAAATTTGTATCTGCCGGGGATCAGGTAGCCAGAGCCATCCAGTACCAGACCGGCATGCCGTCCGGGGACAACCCTGGAAAAGAAAATCTTGAAGACATGCTTAAAAAGGCTTTCGTTCAATATAAAAGCCAGTTCGATAAACAGTACGGGGGGTTCGGAACAGCGCCCAGGTTTCCCACACCGCACGCGTTATCGTTTTTATTGCGTTACTGGAAAAGAAACGGGGAAAAAGAAGCCCTGGCCATGGCTGAAAAAACTCTGGAGTCCATGTTCCGGGGAGGGATCTATGATCATATCGGATATGGCTTCTCACGCTACTCCACCGACAAAAAGTGGCTGGTCCCTCATTTCGAGAAGATGCTTTATGACAACGCCTTGTTAGCCATGGCTTATACGGAAGCATACCAGGCCACTGGCCGCGAACTTTATGCCCGGGTTGCCAAAGAGATATTTACCTATGTCCTAAGAGACATGCACTCTCCGGAGGGAGGGTTTTTCTCAGCGGAGGATGCCGATTCCGAGGGTGAAGAAGGTAAATTTTATGTCTGGTCCCCAAGCGAAATCAAGGAAGTCCTTGGAGAAAAGGATGGTGAAATATTCTGCCGGCTATATGACATTACTTCCCATGGCAATTTCGAAGGGCGCAGCATACCGAACCTGATTGCTCAGACGCCGGAAAACGCAGCCGGAGAATTCAACATGCAAGCCAGGGAATTTACTGATTTAACCGACAGGTTGCGGCAAAAAATTTTTGCAGCCCGGGAGAAGCGGGTGCATCCCTATAAAGACGATAAAATACTGACAGCCTGGAACGGGTTGATGATCGCCGCCCTGGCCAAGGGAGCAGCCGTCTTTGGTGAGTCTGTTTACAGCCAAGCCGCCGAACGGGCAGTAAACTTTATTTACAGGAAGCTAAAACGGGAAGACGGCAGGCTGCTGGCCCGCTACCGCGACGGCGAACCAGCCATTCCCGCCTTTCTTGACGATTACGCATTTCTTGCCTGGGGACTGCTGGAGCTGTATGGGGCCACCTTTGAAGCTGATTATTTAGGCAAATCACTTGCATTGACAAAGCAAATGATCAATTTATTCCAGGACAAGCAAAACGAGGGTTTTTATTTTAACGGCGCGGACGCCGAGGAACTCATTACCCGTCCCAAAGAAATATACGACGGCGCCTTGCCGTCAGGCAATTCCGTCGCGTTGGTCAACCTACTGCGCCTGGCCTTGCTGACAGGCGACAATAATCTGACAGAGTTAGCCGAAAAGCAAATAAATGCTTTCGCAAATATAGTTAAAGAACACCCCCGGGGCTATGCGCATTTTTTAATCGGGGCGCACTTCTTCCTCGGCCCCGCGCGGGGGGTAGTGATTGCCGGGGAAGCCGGGGATCCCGGGGTGAAGAGAATGCTGCAGGCGGTACGGCGGCAATTCCTCCCCGACACGGTAATAATTTTTCACCCGGCGGGAGATGCTGATCAAGGGATAGAAACACTGGCGCCTTATACAAAAGAACAACGATCAATTGACGGCATGGCCACCGCTTATGTCTGTCAAAACTATACTTGCCAGTCTCCTGTCACGGATTTTGACAAACTGTCCGGTATGCTCATATAA
- a CDS encoding amino acid permease has product MYQWRAKSIEKLMAEKETSRHRLPRTLSALDLAALGIGAIIGTGIFVLTGVVSANYAGPGIVLSFVLAGIASGLAALIYAEMASMIPVAGSAYTFSYVSLGEILAWLVGWNLILEYIVSAGAVSIGWSSYFVDLLSSAGIALPTAITSSPFSGGMINLPAALIVLVLTGLIITGAQHSATANKFVVTAKLAAILLFIGLGFRHIDPANWKPFLPFGTAGIVHGAAIVFFAYIGFDAVSTAAEEVKNPRRDLTIGIVASLVIATVLYILVSLILTGMVHYSALNTASPVSAALLRVGLPWAAAVISVGALAGLTSVLLVVLYGQSRIFFAMARDGLLPPIFDWVHPRLHTPLWDSLIIGLVVAAIGALLPISIVAELANIGTLSAFIAVSAGLLVLRAKRPDLPRPFRVPWVPALPVISIAMSTYLAFNLPNLTRIRFIIWIFAGLLVYFAYGYKHSNLSVNDNPPTSLKFKIPKPALKKISHPTRKRDS; this is encoded by the coding sequence ATGTATCAATGGCGGGCCAAATCTATCGAAAAGTTGATGGCTGAAAAAGAAACCAGCCGTCACCGTCTGCCGCGCACTTTGAGCGCTCTTGATCTGGCGGCTTTGGGCATAGGCGCGATCATCGGCACGGGCATTTTTGTGCTAACCGGGGTTGTCTCCGCCAATTACGCCGGCCCAGGCATTGTTCTGTCGTTTGTGCTGGCGGGTATCGCGAGCGGACTTGCCGCGCTGATATACGCGGAGATGGCTTCGATGATTCCGGTGGCCGGCAGCGCTTACACCTTTTCCTATGTGTCGCTGGGTGAAATACTGGCCTGGCTGGTAGGCTGGAATCTCATTCTGGAGTACATTGTTTCCGCAGGCGCCGTGTCAATCGGGTGGAGTTCCTATTTTGTCGATTTGCTGTCTTCCGCCGGGATAGCCCTGCCAACCGCCATTACCAGTTCCCCTTTTAGCGGTGGTATGATCAACTTGCCGGCGGCGCTAATTGTGCTCGTGCTTACAGGACTGATTATTACAGGCGCTCAGCACAGCGCGACAGCGAACAAATTTGTGGTGACAGCCAAACTCGCCGCCATTTTGCTGTTTATCGGCCTGGGTTTCAGACATATCGATCCGGCCAACTGGAAACCTTTTTTACCGTTCGGCACTGCCGGCATCGTGCATGGAGCCGCCATCGTGTTCTTCGCCTATATTGGCTTTGACGCGGTGTCAACGGCGGCGGAAGAAGTTAAGAATCCCCGGCGGGACTTGACCATAGGCATTGTGGCGTCCCTGGTCATAGCCACAGTTCTTTATATCCTTGTTTCTCTGATCCTGACCGGCATGGTTCATTATTCAGCTCTAAACACCGCTTCTCCTGTATCAGCCGCCTTGCTGCGGGTAGGACTGCCGTGGGCGGCCGCTGTTATCTCCGTGGGAGCTTTAGCGGGACTAACCAGTGTTTTGCTTGTCGTCCTTTACGGTCAAAGCCGTATTTTTTTCGCTATGGCCAGGGACGGGCTGCTGCCGCCAATTTTTGACTGGGTTCACCCTCGACTGCACACCCCCCTGTGGGACAGTCTGATTATCGGGCTGGTTGTAGCCGCCATCGGCGCCCTCCTGCCCATTTCCATAGTAGCGGAACTAGCCAATATCGGCACTCTGAGCGCCTTCATCGCCGTATCGGCAGGGCTCCTGGTCCTGCGGGCCAAGCGGCCGGACTTGCCCAGACCTTTCCGGGTCCCATGGGTGCCTGCGCTGCCTGTTATTAGTATCGCCATGTCCACCTACCTGGCATTTAATCTTCCCAACCTTACCAGAATTCGTTTCATTATATGGATTTTCGCCGGATTGTTAGTTTATTTCGCTTACGGATACAAACACAGCAATTTATCCGTAAATGACAACCCGCCTACATCCCTAAAGTTTAAAATACCTAAACCTGCTTTAAAGAAAATCTCCCACCCCACAAGAAAGCGCGATTCATAA
- a CDS encoding sulfite exporter TauE/SafE family protein, protein MNFLIGLATGIFGGLVGLGGGEIMIPLMVRILKMEQRKAQGTCLVAFVFTGVSGTLTYMSRGSVDLTAAMLLVSVAVFTARLGASYANALPEWKLKRAFGWLLFAVTMLLLLKSYPSHIAGSPAEWTKVFILLFTGGITGFLSGMLGIGGGSIMVPAMVLLTGFTQYTAQGSSLLAMIPIGLVGAYTHWRFGNVSVKTLPGLIPGILIGSFLGGSLAHSLPEIALRIIFAVILIGTGINYIRAPKSIPETDDGNTIVQKL, encoded by the coding sequence TTGAATTTTCTAATTGGCTTGGCGACAGGAATTTTTGGAGGTCTCGTCGGCCTTGGCGGTGGCGAGATCATGATTCCCTTGATGGTTCGTATCTTGAAAATGGAACAACGCAAAGCCCAGGGTACATGTCTTGTTGCTTTTGTCTTCACTGGAGTATCGGGAACTCTTACTTATATGTCAAGAGGTTCGGTTGATCTGACGGCTGCTATGCTTTTAGTGTCTGTCGCCGTTTTTACTGCCAGGTTAGGGGCTAGTTACGCCAATGCTCTTCCTGAATGGAAACTTAAAAGAGCGTTCGGCTGGTTATTGTTTGCGGTAACTATGCTTTTGCTGCTGAAGTCTTATCCATCTCATATTGCCGGATCTCCAGCAGAATGGACAAAAGTATTTATCCTTTTGTTTACAGGGGGCATTACCGGTTTTCTCTCTGGAATGCTGGGGATCGGAGGGGGTTCGATAATGGTGCCCGCAATGGTGCTGCTCACCGGCTTTACCCAATATACCGCGCAAGGCAGTTCTCTTCTGGCTATGATTCCTATCGGTTTGGTTGGCGCGTACACCCACTGGCGGTTTGGGAACGTTAGCGTGAAGACATTGCCGGGGTTAATCCCGGGCATTCTTATCGGCTCGTTTCTTGGCGGTTCTTTGGCTCATAGTTTGCCGGAAATTGCTTTGCGGATAATTTTCGCAGTTATCCTGATCGGGACGGGAATAAATTATATCAGAGCGCCTAAATCCATTCCCGAAACTGATGATGGCAATACCATTGTGCAGAAGTTATGA
- a CDS encoding response regulator, with the protein MNILLIDDDEDCLDSLVNALESAGHWCDKFTFPGEAMEAYGQNQYDVVITDLNMSGMNGIQVLKRIRYLNPEAKVIINAGHGDLSTAIAAVNNGAYAFFVKPADLLELIETLEGIELEITEQMLILSMPGWLWI; encoded by the coding sequence ATGAATATCTTATTAATAGATGATGATGAGGATTGTTTGGACAGCCTGGTCAACGCGCTAGAGTCTGCCGGGCACTGGTGCGATAAATTCACATTTCCCGGGGAAGCCATGGAGGCATACGGGCAAAATCAATATGACGTTGTCATTACTGATTTGAATATGTCGGGCATGAACGGGATTCAAGTTTTAAAGCGGATCCGCTATCTCAATCCGGAAGCGAAAGTAATAATTAACGCAGGCCACGGTGATTTAAGTACTGCCATTGCCGCTGTAAATAATGGGGCATACGCATTTTTTGTCAAACCTGCTGATTTGCTTGAGTTGATTGAAACTCTTGAGGGAATTGAACTTGAAATCACTGAACAAATGCTGATATTGAGTATGCCCGGCTGGCTTTGGATTTAA
- a CDS encoding helix-turn-helix domain-containing protein, with protein MPFKEIDINRIIKEKSEKDPEFKEAFREASAELDLIAQIIKTRKAKGLTQKDVADKSGLTQQMVSRIEKREYPPNYKNLVKIADALDTKLELVSK; from the coding sequence ATGCCGTTCAAGGAGATAGACATTAACAGAATAATTAAAGAAAAAAGTGAAAAAGACCCGGAATTTAAAGAAGCGTTCCGGGAAGCAAGTGCAGAGCTTGATTTAATTGCTCAAATAATTAAAACCAGGAAAGCAAAAGGTTTGACGCAGAAAGACGTTGCTGATAAATCCGGCTTGACCCAACAGATGGTATCCCGTATAGAAAAAAGGGAATACCCTCCGAATTACAAGAACCTGGTTAAAATCGCCGATGCTCTAGACACTAAATTAGAACTTGTTTCTAAATAA
- a CDS encoding type II toxin-antitoxin system RelE/ParE family toxin, giving the protein MRVFTYHTSGGKDLILEYLDSLPKDESALGYAIIKRLSKQGFDALEGLTTRQIKGKLWEIKFHAKNRIFYVVVEQGSVYLLHACKKQKGKAELFEIETAEKRMKEVLS; this is encoded by the coding sequence ATGAGAGTATTTACCTATCACACAAGCGGAGGTAAAGATTTAATTCTTGAATACCTGGACAGCTTACCCAAGGACGAATCAGCGCTCGGATATGCTATAATCAAAAGGCTTTCAAAGCAGGGATTTGACGCTCTGGAGGGCCTAACTACAAGGCAAATTAAAGGTAAGTTATGGGAGATTAAATTTCACGCGAAAAACCGGATTTTTTACGTTGTGGTGGAACAGGGAAGCGTTTATCTGCTTCACGCTTGTAAAAAACAGAAAGGAAAAGCAGAGTTATTCGAGATTGAAACGGCTGAAAAAAGGATGAAGGAAGTATTAAGTTAG
- a CDS encoding helix-turn-helix domain-containing protein encodes MDALKVFARNLRKYRNQIGLSQESFAEKAGLHRTYISAIECGKRSIALENIQKIANALGIDTYLLFVDESHDGELLGKRGAE; translated from the coding sequence ATGGATGCGTTAAAAGTCTTTGCCAGGAACTTACGAAAATATAGAAATCAAATAGGGTTATCACAAGAAAGTTTCGCTGAAAAAGCAGGCCTTCATAGAACTTATATAAGCGCCATAGAGTGTGGTAAAAGAAGTATCGCATTGGAGAATATTCAAAAAATAGCTAATGCTCTGGGAATTGACACATATTTACTATTTGTAGATGAATCACATGATGGTGAATTGCTGGGGAAAAGGGGTGCTGAATAA
- a CDS encoding MAE_28990/MAE_18760 family HEPN-like nuclease — translation MLERSAYENRIQLIIESIITNSPIVLTKKTLDISGNLDAKKIKAICDKHRIRYTLQNKGVSLEKVKNFRNDLAHGDVSFSECARDLTIDDLETIKDEVLIFLDDILQGMKRYYDGKLYKIS, via the coding sequence TTGCTGGAACGTTCAGCATATGAAAATAGAATTCAACTAATTATTGAAAGTATAATTACAAATAGTCCGATTGTTCTTACAAAAAAAACTCTTGATATAAGCGGTAATTTGGATGCGAAAAAAATTAAAGCTATTTGCGATAAGCATAGAATACGGTATACCTTGCAGAATAAAGGTGTTTCCCTTGAAAAAGTAAAAAATTTTAGAAACGATTTGGCACACGGTGATGTTTCGTTTAGTGAATGTGCAAGGGATTTAACTATTGATGATTTAGAAACAATTAAGGATGAAGTATTGATTTTTTTAGATGATATACTTCAAGGAATGAAACGTTATTATGACGGGAAACTTTATAAAATAAGTTAG
- a CDS encoding very short patch repair endonuclease, with translation MADIFDKEMRSIVMKKVRTKGNKSTELKLISLFKKYDIKGWRRGYPVKGHPDFVFLQARVAIFVDGCFWHGHDCRNTRPKENEEYWTKKRKCNKKHDQEITEYFRKRGWNVIRVWECELKSVTLPSKLDFLLV, from the coding sequence ATGGCAGATATATTTGATAAAGAAATGCGTTCTATTGTAATGAAAAAAGTTAGAACCAAAGGGAATAAATCAACAGAGTTAAAGTTAATTTCTTTGTTTAAAAAATACGACATTAAAGGATGGCGAAGAGGTTATCCTGTGAAGGGTCATCCTGATTTTGTGTTTTTACAAGCCAGGGTTGCAATTTTTGTTGATGGCTGTTTTTGGCATGGCCACGACTGTAGGAATACACGTCCAAAAGAAAACGAGGAATATTGGACAAAGAAAAGAAAGTGTAATAAAAAGCATGACCAAGAAATAACGGAATATTTTCGAAAACGTGGATGGAATGTCATTAGAGTCTGGGAGTGTGAATTAAAAAGTGTAACATTACCAAGCAAATTGGACTTCTTATTAGTTTAA
- a CDS encoding adenylosuccinate synthase, protein MSTVVLIGTQWGDEGKGKVTDFLAEKADVIVRYQGGNNAGHTVVVDDKVYKLHLIPSGILYRDKTCIIGSGVVIDPAVLIKELETLESNGISAANLKISQQAHVIFPYHQLQDQAEEASKGKNKIGTTSRGIGPAYMDKSARIGIRMIDLIDPDELAVLLERNVEIKNRMLTRVYDSEGVDYKTVLETYKGYADTLRKYVADVPVIVNDAIKQGKSILFEGAQGTLLDIDYGTYPFVTSSNPTAGAACIGAGIGPTKIDRVLGVVKAYTTRVGEGPFPTELNDEVGVFMRDKGGEYGTTTGRPRRCGWFDGVIARYAVRINGLDYLAITKLDVLSGLDKVRICTGYRYRGDVLTDFPASLKVLGECVPVYEEMPGWQEDITTAGKLEDLPINARKYLERISEVAGAPIALIGVGSKRTQTILTAEL, encoded by the coding sequence ATGTCTACTGTTGTTCTTATCGGCACTCAGTGGGGGGACGAAGGTAAAGGAAAGGTTACTGATTTTCTGGCTGAAAAAGCTGATGTGATTGTGCGCTATCAGGGAGGCAACAACGCCGGGCACACGGTGGTTGTCGACGACAAAGTCTATAAGCTGCATTTAATTCCGTCAGGCATTTTATACCGGGATAAAACCTGTATTATCGGCAGTGGTGTGGTGATTGACCCGGCGGTGTTGATTAAAGAGCTGGAAACATTGGAGAGTAATGGGATCAGCGCGGCAAATTTAAAAATCAGCCAGCAAGCTCACGTTATTTTCCCCTATCATCAACTCCAGGACCAGGCAGAGGAAGCAAGTAAGGGCAAGAATAAGATCGGCACTACCAGCCGCGGAATCGGCCCGGCATATATGGATAAATCCGCGCGAATAGGGATCAGAATGATTGATTTGATCGATCCGGATGAATTGGCGGTTTTGCTGGAACGGAATGTGGAAATTAAGAACCGTATGTTAACCAGGGTTTATGATAGCGAAGGTGTGGATTACAAAACTGTATTGGAAACGTACAAAGGTTATGCGGATACTCTCAGGAAATACGTGGCGGACGTGCCGGTTATTGTTAACGATGCCATTAAACAAGGGAAAAGCATACTTTTTGAAGGGGCGCAGGGAACCCTGCTTGACATTGACTACGGCACGTATCCCTTTGTTACTTCTTCAAACCCAACCGCCGGGGCGGCCTGCATCGGCGCGGGCATCGGCCCGACCAAAATTGACCGTGTGCTTGGTGTGGTAAAAGCTTATACCACCCGGGTGGGTGAAGGACCTTTCCCAACCGAGCTCAATGACGAAGTAGGCGTATTTATGCGGGACAAGGGCGGCGAGTACGGAACTACGACCGGCAGGCCGCGCCGCTGCGGCTGGTTTGACGGGGTGATCGCCCGTTATGCCGTACGGATTAATGGTTTAGATTATCTTGCCATCACTAAACTTGATGTTTTAAGTGGTTTGGATAAGGTAAGAATATGTACAGGTTATCGATACCGGGGAGATGTTTTGACTGATTTTCCGGCCAGTCTTAAGGTGTTAGGGGAATGTGTGCCGGTTTATGAGGAAATGCCGGGTTGGCAGGAAGATATTACCACGGCGGGGAAGTTGGAGGACCTTCCAATTAATGCTAGAAAGTACCTGGAACGCATCAGCGAGGTTGCCGGTGCGCCTATCGCTCTCATCGGCGTTGGGAGCAAACGCACCCAGACCATATTGACTGCCGAACTTTAG
- a CDS encoding NAD(P)/FAD-dependent oxidoreductase — protein MVKQYDIIIVGAGPAGIFAALELVKAKAGLKILIVEKGREIEKRVCVARERNAACFKCQPCSTVCGWGGAGAFSDGKLTLSTEVGGNLGLYTGEKNLADLIDYIDREYLHFGAPEQVFGMEHEEEIQEMQRRAVLSELKLLPVRIRHMGTGRTSEILQRMQEFLVARGVDVLTSCQVEEVLVKDQVAQGIVTQEGKVYHANCVILAPGREGADWLKRVAQQLGLKMSVNPVDIGVRVELPAAVMEHLTRIFYEVKLLYYSKTFSDRVRTFCMNPNGEVVLENNDGLVTVNGHSHAFNKTENTNFAVLVSKNFTQPFKEPIAYGRYISSLANLLGGGVIIQSLGDLVAGRRSTKDRLAKCMTMPTLAEATPGDLSLVFPYRHLMGIVEMLKALNQIAPGVYSRYTLLYGVEVKFYSSRLALSNCLETEVKNLFAAGDGAGITRGLAQASAAGVLAAREIINRI, from the coding sequence TTGGTTAAACAGTATGATATAATCATTGTCGGTGCAGGACCGGCCGGTATTTTTGCCGCTCTTGAACTCGTCAAGGCAAAGGCCGGCCTAAAAATATTAATTGTCGAAAAAGGCCGGGAAATTGAAAAGCGCGTATGTGTCGCCCGCGAGCGAAACGCCGCGTGCTTCAAATGCCAGCCTTGCTCTACTGTCTGCGGCTGGGGGGGAGCCGGCGCCTTCAGTGACGGCAAGCTTACCCTGTCCACAGAGGTTGGCGGCAACCTGGGACTGTATACCGGAGAAAAGAACCTGGCGGACTTAATTGATTATATCGACCGGGAGTATCTCCATTTTGGAGCGCCTGAGCAAGTTTTCGGCATGGAGCATGAGGAAGAGATCCAGGAAATGCAGCGGCGCGCGGTGCTTTCTGAATTGAAGCTGCTGCCGGTCCGGATCAGGCATATGGGTACCGGCCGCACCAGCGAAATTCTTCAGCGGATGCAAGAGTTTCTTGTTGCCCGGGGTGTGGATGTGCTAACTTCCTGTCAAGTAGAGGAAGTATTGGTAAAAGACCAGGTTGCCCAGGGGATTGTTACCCAGGAGGGTAAGGTTTACCATGCTAACTGCGTAATCCTGGCGCCGGGCCGGGAAGGGGCGGATTGGCTTAAGCGGGTGGCACAGCAGCTTGGACTGAAGATGTCGGTGAATCCGGTGGACATCGGCGTCCGTGTGGAATTGCCCGCCGCGGTAATGGAGCACCTCACCCGGATTTTTTACGAAGTTAAGTTATTATATTATTCTAAAACGTTTAGCGATAGAGTGCGCACTTTTTGTATGAACCCGAACGGGGAAGTGGTTCTGGAAAATAACGACGGGCTGGTTACGGTCAACGGCCACAGCCATGCTTTTAACAAAACTGAGAACACGAATTTTGCCGTGCTGGTCAGCAAGAATTTTACTCAACCATTTAAAGAGCCGATCGCTTACGGCAGATATATTTCCAGTCTGGCCAATTTGCTGGGGGGCGGTGTGATCATTCAGAGTTTGGGCGACCTGGTGGCCGGCCGCCGGTCTACCAAGGATAGGCTGGCCAAGTGTATGACCATGCCGACGCTGGCTGAAGCAACCCCTGGTGATTTGAGTCTGGTATTTCCTTACCGGCACTTGATGGGGATCGTTGAAATGCTCAAAGCGCTCAATCAGATTGCGCCGGGAGTTTACTCGCGCTATACGCTGCTGTACGGTGTCGAGGTTAAGTTTTATTCTTCCCGCCTGGCACTGTCCAACTGCCTTGAAACTGAGGTTAAAAATCTTTTTGCCGCCGGGGACGGGGCAGGTATTACCAGAGGGTTGGCCCAAGCTTCAGCGGCAGGAGTTCTGGCGGCAAGGGAAATAATAAATCGGATTTAG
- the dnaB gene encoding replicative DNA helicase yields MLDKIPPQNIDAEQSVLGAILLDREAVYKAMKLVQPDDFYREDHRLIYEAMLALNENSRPVDLITVSEQLRQQGNLEKSGGVAYIASLAEMAPIAANVEYYARIVEEKSLLRTLIQLSTRIAGMGYDESEEPEKLIAEAERMIMELGSKRVTGAFFSIKDILLDTLTHMEFLYNNRDSITGVPTSFSDLDKICHGLQPSDLVILAGRPSMGKTSLGMCIGYSAALKHNVPAAIFSLEMSKEQLVQRILCAEAKIDQQRLRNGSLEEGDWQALHDVAGKLAKAPIFIDDTPAITIRQIRAKARQLQVEKGLGLIIIDYLQLMQGTRRSENRQQEIADISRALKGLAKELNVPVLALAQLSRAVEQRQDKRPIMSDLRESGALEQDADLVMFIYRDEYYNPDSEKKGIAEIIISKHRNGPVGTVELGFLKELTKFVPLLKNADEYQP; encoded by the coding sequence CTGTTGGATAAAATCCCCCCCCAGAACATTGACGCCGAGCAGTCTGTGCTTGGCGCTATTCTTCTTGACCGGGAAGCTGTTTATAAAGCGATGAAACTGGTGCAGCCCGATGACTTTTACCGGGAAGACCATAGATTGATTTATGAGGCAATGCTTGCATTAAATGAGAACAGCAGACCGGTTGACTTGATTACCGTGTCGGAACAACTCCGGCAGCAAGGGAATCTGGAAAAATCCGGCGGTGTGGCATATATTGCCTCGCTGGCGGAAATGGCCCCCATTGCCGCCAATGTTGAGTATTACGCGCGTATTGTCGAGGAAAAGTCGCTGCTGCGCACTTTGATCCAGCTCTCCACCCGGATCGCCGGCATGGGTTACGACGAAAGTGAGGAGCCGGAAAAGCTTATTGCCGAGGCCGAGCGGATGATCATGGAACTGGGCAGCAAGCGCGTGACGGGGGCTTTTTTTTCGATCAAGGATATTTTGCTGGATACGTTGACACATATGGAATTTCTTTATAACAACAGGGACAGTATTACCGGTGTGCCTACTTCTTTCAGCGACCTGGACAAAATATGCCACGGGCTGCAGCCCAGTGACCTGGTTATTCTGGCGGGCCGGCCCAGTATGGGCAAAACCAGCCTGGGCATGTGCATAGGCTATAGCGCCGCCTTAAAACATAACGTTCCGGCAGCTATTTTCAGCCTGGAAATGTCCAAGGAGCAGCTGGTCCAGCGCATCCTCTGCGCCGAGGCCAAGATCGACCAGCAGCGCTTGCGCAACGGTTCACTTGAGGAAGGAGACTGGCAGGCCCTGCACGATGTTGCCGGCAAGCTGGCCAAGGCGCCCATATTTATAGATGATACGCCTGCCATCACTATAAGGCAGATCCGTGCCAAGGCCCGGCAGCTCCAGGTTGAAAAGGGGTTGGGCTTGATTATTATCGATTACCTGCAGTTGATGCAGGGTACCCGTCGTTCGGAAAACCGCCAGCAAGAAATTGCGGATATATCCCGCGCTCTGAAAGGTCTGGCCAAAGAGTTGAACGTGCCTGTGTTGGCTTTGGCGCAGCTCAGCCGGGCGGTGGAACAGCGGCAGGACAAGCGTCCGATTATGTCAGATTTGAGGGAGTCCGGCGCGCTGGAGCAAGACGCTGATCTGGTGATGTTTATTTACCGGGATGAATACTACAATCCTGATTCGGAGAAGAAAGGGATCGCGGAAATTATTATTTCAAAACACCGCAACGGCCCGGTGGGAACGGTTGAACTGGGTTTTCTGAAAGAGCTGACCAAGTTTGTTCCATTATTGAAAAACGCTGATGAATACCAGCCGTAA